A DNA window from Streptomyces sp. B21-083 contains the following coding sequences:
- the pgsA gene encoding phosphatidylinositol phosphate synthase, with product MGQPVASRGRTATPTLGKAMLNKYARAFFTRVLTPFAAFLIRRGVSPDTVTLLGTAGVIAGALVFYPRGELFWGTIVITLFVFSDLVDGNMARQLGRSSRWGAFLDSTLDRVADGAIFGGFALWYAGGGDDIVLCAVSIFCLTSGQVVSYTKARGESIGLPVAVNGLVERAERLVVSLVAAGLAGMHKFGVPGIQYLLPVALWVVAVGSLVTLIQRVVTVRREAAEADAAAAASEKPAQSSETAS from the coding sequence ATGGGCCAGCCGGTGGCCAGTAGGGGCCGCACGGCGACACCGACCCTCGGGAAGGCCATGCTGAACAAGTACGCGCGTGCATTCTTCACGCGTGTCCTCACACCGTTCGCCGCGTTTCTGATCCGCCGGGGCGTCAGTCCCGACACGGTCACGCTCCTCGGCACCGCCGGAGTGATCGCGGGCGCACTGGTCTTCTACCCCAGGGGTGAGCTCTTCTGGGGCACGATCGTCATCACGCTGTTCGTGTTCTCGGACCTCGTCGACGGCAACATGGCACGCCAGCTGGGCCGTTCCAGCCGCTGGGGCGCCTTCCTGGACTCCACTCTGGACCGGGTGGCCGACGGCGCGATCTTCGGCGGCTTCGCCCTCTGGTACGCGGGCGGCGGCGACGACATCGTCCTGTGCGCGGTCTCGATCTTCTGTCTGACCAGCGGCCAGGTGGTCTCGTACACCAAGGCGCGCGGTGAGTCGATCGGTCTGCCGGTCGCCGTCAACGGCCTGGTGGAGCGCGCCGAACGTCTGGTGGTCTCGCTGGTCGCGGCCGGACTCGCGGGCATGCACAAGTTCGGGGTGCCCGGCATCCAGTACCTGCTGCCGGTCGCCCTGTGGGTCGTCGCCGTCGGCAGTCTGGTCACGCTGATCCAGCGCGTCGTCACGGTCCGCCGGGAGGCCGCCGAGGCGGACGCGGCAGCCGCCGCGAGCGAGAAACCCGCCCAGAGCAGCGAGACGGCGTCGTGA